The Xanthobacter flavus genome includes a window with the following:
- a CDS encoding K+/H+ antiporter subunit F — MIAIAIAIAAGAICLAIGLTLYRLAVGPDATDRVLALDTLVIETIALIVLLGIAYGTGMYFEAALLFAMVGFVTTVAFCKFLLRGNVIE; from the coding sequence ATGATCGCCATCGCCATCGCCATTGCGGCGGGGGCCATCTGCCTCGCCATCGGCCTCACCCTTTACCGCCTCGCCGTCGGGCCCGACGCCACCGACCGGGTGCTGGCGCTGGATACGCTCGTGATCGAGACCATCGCGCTCATCGTGCTGCTCGGCATCGCTTACGGCACGGGCATGTATTTCGAGGCGGCTTTGCTGTTCGCCATGGTCGGCTTCGTCACCACCGTCGCCTTCTGCAAGTTCCTGCTGCGCGGCAACGTGATCGAATAG
- a CDS encoding Na+/H+ antiporter subunit G, translating into MNPLVEALVAALILIGAFFLLVGALGLARLPDMMRRLHGPTKATTLGIGSLLIASIIYFTATRGGFSVHELLIALFLFLTAPVSAQMLAKAHLLRSRAERSQLPQPTE; encoded by the coding sequence ATGAACCCGCTCGTCGAGGCGCTCGTCGCCGCGCTCATTCTCATCGGCGCTTTCTTTCTGCTCGTGGGTGCCCTCGGCCTCGCCCGCCTGCCGGACATGATGCGCCGCCTGCACGGACCGACCAAGGCGACCACGCTGGGTATCGGCTCCCTGCTGATCGCCTCGATCATCTATTTCACCGCGACACGGGGCGGCTTCTCCGTTCACGAGCTGCTCATCGCCCTGTTTCTCTTCCTCACCGCTCCCGTCAGCGCGCAAATGCTGGCGAAGGCCCATCTCCTGCGCAGCCGGGCGGAGCGGAGCCAGCTCCCGCAACCGACGGAGTGA
- a CDS encoding molybdopterin-containing oxidoreductase family protein, with protein MADEDFIKTTCPRDCYDACGMIVGRRDGTIRKVLGDPDHAVTRGALCGKCAIAYNGSWRAPDFRLATPLRRVGAKGEGMFKPIGWDEALSLIARRFGALSAEGAARTILHTHYTGTVGLVGGWFPIRFFNRLGATEVDPDTVCNKAGHVALEMTFGNSLEGFDPRTARDARTILVWGANPSFSAPHQNKGWLADAQAAGTRVIAVDPIAHDTARAADLHLQLRPGSDAALAFALIHVLRRDGLDDTDFLSAHVLGAEDLAPTIAAMTPEHAATLCGVPAELIEEAARAYGAGPSLLWLGQGVQRQPYGGNAFRALAALVAFSGNLGKPGAGFLYMNGPGGRGIDMAALTCPALATNAPPAISHMDLAATLEDASCARAFVNWNNNPAASSPEQARLRRALAREDLFHVAVELFHTDTTAYADIVLPAASFLECDDLVLSYFDLTVSAQVQAGDPPGTALPNSEIFRRLATAMGFTEPELFESDADLIARLLAQTPFEGTFADLAAVGTATVFPEPKVQFEGLTFGTPSGRIELASEQAAALGLPRLPVAHADAPPADGRMRILSPASQWQMNSSYGNDPVIRRRLGPPTVALHPDDAAREGLAEGDQVVLAAGEGRVPVAVAISDRTLPGVALMHKGRWPSLSPGDANVNALVPGRKSDIAESTTVHGTEVRLIRPEAAE; from the coding sequence ATGGCGGATGAGGACTTCATCAAGACCACTTGCCCGAGGGACTGCTACGACGCCTGCGGGATGATCGTGGGTCGCCGCGACGGCACGATCCGGAAGGTTCTCGGAGACCCTGACCACGCCGTCACCCGGGGCGCCCTCTGCGGCAAGTGCGCCATCGCCTACAACGGCAGTTGGCGCGCGCCGGATTTCAGGCTGGCGACGCCGCTCAGGCGCGTCGGGGCCAAGGGCGAAGGGATGTTCAAGCCCATCGGCTGGGACGAGGCGCTTTCCCTGATCGCCCGGCGCTTCGGCGCGCTCAGCGCCGAAGGCGCGGCCCGCACCATCCTCCACACCCATTACACCGGCACGGTGGGGCTGGTGGGCGGCTGGTTTCCCATCCGCTTCTTCAACCGCCTCGGGGCGACGGAAGTCGACCCCGACACCGTCTGCAACAAGGCAGGGCATGTCGCGCTGGAAATGACCTTCGGCAACTCGCTGGAAGGCTTCGACCCGCGCACCGCGCGCGATGCCCGCACCATCCTGGTGTGGGGCGCCAATCCCTCCTTCTCGGCGCCGCACCAGAACAAGGGCTGGCTGGCGGACGCGCAGGCGGCGGGCACGCGCGTCATCGCCGTCGATCCGATCGCGCACGACACGGCACGCGCGGCGGACCTGCATTTGCAGCTGCGGCCCGGCAGCGATGCGGCTCTCGCCTTCGCCTTGATCCATGTGCTGCGGCGGGACGGGCTCGACGACACGGATTTCCTGAGCGCCCACGTGCTGGGGGCGGAGGATCTTGCCCCGACCATCGCCGCCATGACGCCCGAGCACGCGGCGACGCTGTGCGGCGTGCCCGCGGAGCTGATCGAAGAGGCGGCGCGCGCCTATGGTGCGGGCCCGTCGCTCCTGTGGCTCGGGCAGGGCGTGCAGCGCCAGCCCTACGGCGGCAATGCCTTCCGCGCGCTGGCGGCGCTGGTGGCGTTCTCCGGCAATCTCGGCAAGCCCGGCGCCGGTTTCCTCTACATGAACGGCCCCGGCGGGCGCGGCATCGACATGGCGGCGCTGACCTGCCCCGCGCTTGCAACCAACGCGCCGCCCGCTATCAGCCACATGGACCTCGCGGCGACGCTGGAGGATGCGAGCTGCGCGCGTGCCTTCGTGAACTGGAACAACAACCCCGCCGCCTCCTCGCCGGAGCAGGCACGCCTGCGCCGGGCGCTGGCGCGCGAGGACCTGTTCCATGTGGCGGTTGAGCTGTTTCACACCGACACCACCGCCTATGCCGACATCGTGCTGCCGGCGGCGAGCTTCCTGGAATGCGACGACCTGGTGCTGTCCTATTTCGACCTCACCGTCTCGGCGCAGGTGCAGGCGGGCGATCCCCCCGGCACGGCGCTGCCCAATTCGGAGATCTTCCGGCGGCTCGCGACAGCCATGGGCTTCACCGAGCCGGAGCTGTTCGAGAGCGATGCCGACCTCATCGCGCGGCTCCTCGCCCAGACACCCTTCGAGGGCACCTTCGCGGATCTCGCCGCCGTGGGCACGGCCACCGTCTTCCCCGAGCCGAAGGTGCAGTTCGAGGGCCTCACCTTCGGCACGCCGTCGGGACGGATCGAGCTTGCGAGCGAGCAGGCGGCCGCCCTCGGCCTGCCGCGCCTGCCGGTGGCCCATGCCGACGCGCCGCCCGCCGATGGCCGGATGCGCATCCTGTCCCCCGCCTCCCAATGGCAGATGAACTCCAGCTACGGCAATGATCCGGTGATCCGGCGCCGGCTCGGACCGCCGACCGTGGCGCTTCATCCGGACGACGCGGCGCGCGAAGGCCTCGCGGAGGGCGATCAGGTGGTTCTAGCCGCTGGCGAGGGCCGGGTGCCGGTCGCCGTCGCCATCTCGGACCGCACCCTTCCGGGCGTCGCGCTGATGCACAAGGGGCGCTGGCCGAGCCTCTCGCCGGGCGATGCCAACGTGAATGCCTTGGTGCCGGGCCGCAAGAGCGACATCGCCGAGAGCACCACCGTCCACGGCACCGAGGTGCGCCTGATCCGCCCCGAGGCCGCGGAATGA
- a CDS encoding dihydrodipicolinate synthase family protein, translating into MTRMNIESVVLFSVTPIAADGSIDYTRWKKHLDDAPAAGIHSVTLFGSTGANGYFTEAEKMKALEEIAAHLGGRVPVMTGIGAMTTAESVRLAKHAADHGADAVLVVPLNYWKPTEREIITHYETVAAASDLPLWLYNNPPLAGIDLTPALVKKLSSIPTLVGMKDSSGDLSRAFMVPPSA; encoded by the coding sequence ATGACCAGGATGAATATCGAAAGTGTTGTTCTGTTTTCAGTGACGCCGATCGCGGCCGACGGCTCCATCGACTACACGCGGTGGAAGAAACATCTTGATGATGCACCTGCGGCCGGCATCCACAGCGTCACCCTGTTCGGCAGCACGGGCGCGAACGGCTACTTCACCGAAGCCGAGAAGATGAAGGCTCTGGAGGAGATCGCAGCCCATCTGGGCGGGCGGGTCCCGGTGATGACGGGCATCGGCGCCATGACCACGGCGGAGAGCGTCCGCCTGGCGAAGCACGCGGCCGACCATGGCGCGGATGCGGTGCTGGTGGTGCCGCTCAACTATTGGAAGCCGACCGAGCGCGAGATCATCACCCATTACGAGACGGTCGCCGCGGCCAGCGACCTGCCCCTGTGGCTCTACAACAATCCGCCGCTCGCCGGCATCGATCTCACTCCGGCCCTGGTGAAGAAGCTCTCGTCCATCCCGACGCTGGTGGGCATGAAGGATTCCTCCGGAGATCTGTCGCGCGCCTTCATGGTGCCGCCTTCGGCATGA
- a CDS encoding ABC transporter ATP-binding protein, protein MLSVDRLSVDIAGTSILRDISLDVAAGEIVCLVGRNGAGKTTLLRTLMGQLAPRAGAVLWRGKALAGLPPHEVARRGIGFSPEESEVFASLSVAQNIAFGTWTRPSRERPAADRIAFAYEVFPKLVTYMARGGAELSGGERKMVSIARALALDPDLLLLDEPFEGLSPAIIPTIAAGIASIRASGRAILMAESNVQHIPHYVSLIYVIERGEIVFRGSLAAARADPLVRQVASGLA, encoded by the coding sequence ATGCTCTCGGTTGATCGCCTCAGCGTCGATATCGCAGGCACGTCGATCCTGCGCGACATCTCGCTCGACGTGGCGGCGGGCGAGATCGTCTGCCTCGTCGGCCGCAACGGGGCCGGCAAGACGACGCTGCTCCGGACCCTCATGGGGCAGCTCGCGCCCCGCGCCGGGGCCGTCCTGTGGCGCGGGAAGGCGCTGGCCGGGCTTCCGCCGCACGAGGTCGCCCGGCGCGGCATCGGCTTCTCGCCGGAGGAAAGCGAGGTGTTCGCAAGCCTCTCGGTGGCCCAGAACATCGCCTTCGGCACCTGGACGCGGCCCTCGCGGGAGCGCCCTGCGGCCGACCGCATCGCCTTCGCCTATGAGGTCTTTCCCAAGCTCGTCACCTACATGGCGCGCGGCGGTGCCGAACTCTCCGGCGGCGAGCGCAAGATGGTATCCATCGCCCGCGCCCTGGCCCTCGATCCCGACCTGCTGCTGCTCGACGAGCCGTTCGAGGGGCTCTCGCCCGCCATCATCCCCACCATCGCCGCCGGCATCGCCTCCATCCGCGCCTCGGGGCGGGCGATCCTGATGGCGGAATCCAACGTCCAGCATATTCCCCACTATGTCTCGCTCATCTATGTGATCGAGCGGGGCGAGATCGTCTTCCGCGGCAGCCTGGCGGCCGCGCGGGCGGACCCGCTGGTCCGTCAGGTGGCTTCCGGCCTTGCGTGA
- a CDS encoding PLP-dependent aminotransferase family protein, translating into MIPLHLDPAAGVTLQEQVYDQFRAAILARTLPPGAALHSTRELARTLKVSRNTIVLAFERLAKEGYLVKRPGAGTFVCEVLPEACVGLSESPIPEASSRAPRPPEPAVVHPPVLLRAAPLRMVQTGPSGMQVDFWYGSANSRNFPLREWRQLLLENLSRASGNLSGYGSPEGAVELRSAIARHVSANRAIPAEPDQVIITAGAQEGFNLISRLFVQPGVRIAIEDPCYAGAAHVFSSFGGALVPVPVDAHGLCTEYLAGCGATLAYVTPSHQFPTGVTMSLGRRRELLAWARSSGAYVVEDDYDSDFRYDGAPLAALAGLDANTSVIYLGTFSKSVGAGIRTGYMVVPKQLVRPVRQAKSLANYGHPWLDQIVLADFIDQGRFARHVRRIRQTYSEARQALVDSLNTHFGPARISGADAGMHVMWTLPDHFPPVREVARIAADAGVGIYTLEAAGAHEIVPFRCPRAVVLGYAALTPEAIRKGIARLATALSRAGVDLSPRFVRHRPSVLAAPGPQR; encoded by the coding sequence ATGATTCCACTGCATCTGGACCCTGCCGCGGGCGTCACGCTCCAGGAGCAGGTCTACGACCAGTTCCGCGCGGCCATTCTCGCCCGCACGCTGCCGCCGGGCGCGGCACTGCATTCGACGAGGGAACTGGCCCGCACGCTCAAGGTGTCGCGCAACACCATCGTGCTTGCGTTCGAGCGGCTCGCGAAGGAAGGCTACCTCGTGAAGCGGCCGGGCGCCGGCACCTTCGTGTGCGAGGTGCTGCCGGAGGCCTGCGTCGGCCTGTCGGAATCGCCTATTCCTGAGGCATCGAGCCGCGCGCCGCGTCCACCCGAGCCCGCGGTCGTGCACCCGCCGGTGCTGCTGCGCGCGGCGCCGCTGCGCATGGTGCAGACCGGCCCCAGCGGGATGCAGGTGGATTTCTGGTACGGCAGCGCCAACAGCCGGAATTTTCCGCTCCGTGAATGGCGGCAATTGCTGCTGGAGAACCTGTCGCGCGCCTCCGGCAACCTGTCCGGCTACGGTTCGCCGGAAGGCGCGGTCGAGCTGCGCAGCGCCATCGCCCGGCATGTCTCGGCAAATCGCGCCATTCCGGCCGAGCCGGATCAGGTCATCATCACCGCCGGCGCGCAGGAGGGCTTCAATCTCATCAGCCGCCTGTTCGTGCAGCCGGGGGTGAGGATCGCCATCGAGGACCCCTGCTATGCCGGCGCGGCGCATGTCTTCTCCAGCTTCGGCGGCGCTCTGGTGCCGGTGCCGGTGGATGCGCACGGCCTGTGCACGGAGTATCTGGCGGGCTGCGGCGCGACACTCGCCTATGTCACTCCCTCCCACCAGTTCCCCACCGGGGTCACCATGTCGCTCGGGCGCCGCCGCGAGCTTCTGGCCTGGGCCCGCAGCAGCGGCGCCTATGTGGTGGAGGACGATTACGACAGCGATTTCCGCTATGACGGCGCCCCGCTCGCCGCGCTGGCGGGGCTCGATGCCAATACCTCGGTGATCTATCTCGGCACCTTCTCCAAGTCCGTCGGCGCCGGCATCCGCACCGGCTACATGGTGGTTCCCAAGCAACTGGTCAGGCCCGTGCGGCAAGCCAAGAGCCTCGCCAATTATGGCCATCCCTGGCTCGACCAGATCGTGCTCGCGGACTTCATCGATCAGGGCCGCTTCGCCCGGCACGTGCGGCGCATCCGCCAGACCTACAGCGAGGCGCGGCAGGCCCTGGTGGACAGCCTGAACACCCATTTCGGGCCTGCGCGCATCTCCGGTGCCGATGCCGGCATGCACGTCATGTGGACGCTGCCGGACCATTTCCCGCCGGTGCGCGAGGTGGCGCGGATCGCCGCCGATGCCGGGGTCGGAATCTACACGCTGGAGGCGGCGGGCGCCCACGAGATCGTCCCGTTCCGCTGTCCCCGCGCCGTGGTGCTGGGATATGCGGCGCTGACGCCGGAGGCGATCCGCAAGGGCATCGCCCGGCTCGCAACCGCTCTGTCCCGGGCGGGCGTCGACCTCTCCCCCCGCTTCGTGCGGCATCGGCCGAGCGTGCTGGCGGCACCGGGACCGCAGCGATAG
- a CDS encoding LysR family transcriptional regulator produces MEWDDLRFFLELARTRTLTEAARRLDVKHTTVARRIQRLELAVGAPLFTRTHTGHELTLRGRNLLVEAQAVEDLFLSMDEEKTAPAQSVSGIVRVGCTEGYAAGVLPHDLAELRRQHPNLRVDLIVQPRPVLLARNEADIVITIDRPERGPYLITKLYDYTLRLYAAPSYLATHAPITRLADLKDHHLVSYIEESGPAKGLPVIWDLVQSSWPGIRSTSIFSQMAIVASGGGIAILPSYLVGQDEAFRPVLGSEVSFQRTYWVMMPTELKRIARVQAVWQFLKRTTREHSQRLMV; encoded by the coding sequence ATGGAATGGGACGATCTGCGGTTCTTCCTGGAGCTGGCGCGCACGCGCACGCTGACCGAGGCGGCCCGCCGGCTGGACGTCAAGCACACCACGGTCGCCCGCCGAATCCAGCGGCTCGAGCTGGCGGTGGGCGCGCCCCTCTTCACCCGCACCCACACGGGACATGAGCTGACATTGCGCGGGCGGAACCTGCTGGTGGAGGCACAGGCCGTCGAGGACCTGTTCCTCAGCATGGACGAGGAGAAGACGGCGCCCGCCCAGTCGGTCTCGGGCATCGTCCGGGTGGGCTGCACCGAGGGCTACGCCGCCGGCGTGCTGCCGCACGATCTCGCCGAGCTGCGCCGGCAGCATCCGAACCTTCGGGTGGATCTCATCGTTCAGCCCCGCCCGGTCCTTCTGGCGCGCAACGAGGCGGACATCGTCATCACCATCGACCGGCCCGAGCGCGGCCCCTACCTCATCACGAAGCTCTACGACTACACGCTGCGTCTCTATGCGGCGCCGTCCTACCTCGCGACCCACGCCCCCATCACACGCCTTGCGGACCTGAAGGACCACCACCTCGTGAGCTACATCGAGGAAAGCGGCCCGGCCAAGGGCCTGCCGGTGATCTGGGATCTGGTTCAGTCCAGCTGGCCGGGCATCCGCAGCACCAGCATTTTCTCCCAGATGGCGATCGTCGCCTCGGGTGGCGGCATCGCCATCCTGCCGTCCTACCTCGTGGGCCAGGACGAGGCCTTCAGGCCGGTGCTGGGCAGCGAGGTGAGCTTCCAGCGGACCTATTGGGTGATGATGCCGACCGAGCTGAAGCGCATCGCCCGCGTGCAAGCGGTGTGGCAGTTCCTGAAGCGGACCACCCGCGAGCACAGCCAGCGCCTGATGGTCTAG
- the mmsB gene encoding 3-hydroxyisobutyrate dehydrogenase has protein sequence MSSIAFLGIGNMGFPMASNLVRAGHEVRAFDPSAGALERLAALGARAAESPLAAAEGADMVITMVPNSRAVADLYLGPTGLLARLEGRPLLVDCSTIAPEVARDLASAAGRDGFSMLDAPVSGGVQRAAEGTLSFMVGGADDALEQARPVLEQMGRFIFHAGGNGAGQAAKICNNMLAAVTMAATAEVMELGARNGLDAAVLTAIMQKSSGGNFFLERWHPWPHVLPDSPSSKGYAAGFQLALMLKDLGLALDSARANGAAVPLGALAQSLYALRSKEAGAPALDFSCIQTLYTHQNTHQA, from the coding sequence ATGTCCAGCATTGCCTTTCTAGGCATCGGAAACATGGGTTTTCCGATGGCGTCCAACCTTGTGCGCGCCGGCCACGAGGTTCGCGCATTCGACCCCTCCGCCGGGGCGTTGGAGCGCCTCGCGGCGCTGGGCGCGCGGGCGGCGGAGAGCCCGCTTGCGGCGGCAGAAGGCGCCGACATGGTCATCACCATGGTGCCCAACAGCCGCGCGGTCGCGGATCTTTATCTCGGGCCCACGGGCCTTCTTGCGCGCCTTGAGGGGCGCCCCCTGCTGGTGGACTGCTCGACCATCGCACCGGAGGTGGCGCGCGATCTTGCGTCCGCTGCCGGGCGGGACGGTTTCAGCATGCTCGATGCGCCGGTCTCCGGCGGCGTGCAGCGCGCCGCCGAAGGCACGCTGAGCTTCATGGTGGGCGGCGCGGATGACGCGCTGGAACAGGCGCGGCCGGTGCTGGAGCAGATGGGGCGGTTCATCTTCCATGCCGGTGGCAATGGGGCGGGACAGGCGGCCAAGATCTGCAACAACATGCTCGCCGCGGTCACCATGGCTGCGACCGCCGAAGTGATGGAACTCGGCGCCCGCAACGGCCTCGACGCCGCCGTCCTCACCGCCATCATGCAGAAAAGCTCCGGCGGGAATTTCTTCCTCGAACGCTGGCATCCCTGGCCGCACGTGCTGCCGGACTCGCCCTCCAGCAAGGGCTACGCCGCAGGCTTCCAGCTGGCCCTGATGCTCAAGGATCTCGGCCTCGCGCTCGACAGCGCCCGGGCCAACGGCGCCGCCGTGCCCCTGGGGGCGCTGGCGCAGAGCCTCTATGCGCTGCGCTCCAAGGAGGCCGGTGCGCCCGCCTTGGACTTCTCCTGCATCCAGACCCTCTACACGCACCAGAACACACATCAGGCCTGA
- the mmsA gene encoding CoA-acylating methylmalonate-semialdehyde dehydrogenase produces the protein MYGIDHYIGGTFSRGSGTRSGPVFNPSTGEEIYRCNYADRGTVDEVAKVAVAAGRAWAGQSQTRRLQVIFKMRELVIANIDALAEITGLEHGKTIDDAKGEIGRAVEALEFATNAPQVTKGEYSVNVGGGIDTFSIRQPVGVVGCIAPFNFPVMVPLMMGAMAVAVGNAVVVKPSERVPGATALVSELWKKAGLPDGVWNVVNGDAEVVDAILEHPSIAAISFVGSTRVGEYIYQKGCSHNKRVAAYTGGKNHMVVMPDADLEAAAAAFISAGYGSASQRCMAISLLVAVGDQTADRLRALIVPMVEKLRVGSYNDKSADFGPLVTAAAKATVEAAIDRAVAEGAELVVDGRAQVAGKSGFYVGASLVDNVTTDMQMWKEEIFGPVRGMMRVDSLDAAIEVVNAHEYGNGAVIFTRNGRAAQRFYMEVEAGMQGVNVPVPVPVGHHNFGGLRRSKFGDAHMFGPDAARFYTKMKTISQRWPEPDASLDHAVSMSFPSNG, from the coding sequence GTGTACGGCATCGATCACTACATCGGCGGCACGTTCAGCCGCGGCTCCGGCACCCGTTCCGGCCCGGTGTTCAATCCCTCCACCGGCGAGGAAATCTACCGCTGCAATTATGCCGACCGCGGCACGGTGGACGAGGTGGCCAAGGTGGCCGTCGCGGCCGGCCGGGCCTGGGCCGGCCAGTCGCAGACGCGGCGCCTGCAGGTCATCTTCAAGATGCGCGAACTGGTGATCGCCAACATCGACGCGCTGGCGGAGATCACCGGTCTCGAGCACGGCAAGACCATCGATGACGCGAAAGGCGAGATCGGACGCGCGGTCGAGGCGCTGGAGTTCGCCACCAACGCCCCGCAGGTGACGAAGGGCGAATACTCCGTCAACGTCGGCGGCGGCATCGATACCTTCTCCATCCGCCAGCCGGTGGGCGTGGTCGGCTGCATCGCGCCGTTCAACTTCCCCGTCATGGTGCCGCTCATGATGGGCGCGATGGCCGTGGCCGTGGGCAATGCGGTGGTGGTGAAGCCATCCGAGCGCGTTCCCGGCGCCACCGCCCTTGTCAGCGAGCTGTGGAAGAAGGCCGGCCTGCCGGACGGCGTGTGGAACGTGGTCAACGGCGACGCCGAGGTGGTGGACGCGATCCTGGAGCACCCCTCCATCGCCGCCATCAGCTTCGTCGGGTCCACGCGCGTGGGCGAATACATCTACCAGAAGGGCTGTTCCCACAATAAGCGGGTCGCGGCCTACACCGGCGGCAAGAACCACATGGTGGTGATGCCGGACGCCGACCTCGAAGCCGCCGCGGCCGCCTTCATCAGCGCCGGCTACGGCTCCGCGAGCCAGCGCTGCATGGCCATCTCGCTCCTCGTTGCGGTGGGTGACCAGACCGCCGACCGGCTGCGCGCGCTCATCGTGCCCATGGTGGAGAAGCTGCGGGTCGGGTCCTACAACGACAAGTCCGCCGACTTCGGCCCGCTCGTGACGGCGGCCGCCAAGGCCACGGTCGAAGCCGCTATCGACCGTGCCGTCGCAGAGGGCGCCGAGCTGGTGGTGGACGGCCGCGCGCAGGTCGCCGGCAAGTCCGGCTTCTATGTCGGCGCGTCGCTGGTGGATAACGTCACCACCGACATGCAGATGTGGAAGGAAGAGATCTTCGGCCCCGTGCGCGGCATGATGCGTGTCGACTCGCTTGATGCGGCGATCGAGGTGGTGAACGCGCACGAATACGGTAACGGCGCGGTGATCTTCACCCGCAACGGCCGCGCGGCGCAGCGCTTCTACATGGAGGTGGAAGCCGGCATGCAGGGCGTGAACGTCCCGGTTCCGGTGCCGGTGGGCCACCACAATTTCGGTGGCCTGCGCCGCTCCAAGTTCGGCGACGCCCACATGTTCGGCCCGGACGCCGCGCGCTTCTACACCAAGATGAAGACCATCTCCCAGCGCTGGCCCGAGCCGGACGCCAGCCTCGACCACGCCGTCTCGATGTCCTTCCCAAGCAACGGCTGA
- a CDS encoding ABC transporter substrate-binding protein, which produces MTSLAALVASVSLCQAAEISGGVVKIGVLNDQSGVYADFGGRTSVDAARMAADEFMSKNKNIKVEIVSVDHQSKVDVAVATAKQWFETEGVDAIADLTNSAVAIAVNTMGRDLGKITLMTAPLTTALTNESCSPTGFHWGWDTYSQSVGTASALLDRGEKDWFILAADYAFGAAMTAELDRVVTAKGGKVVGQVKHPLGANDFSSFLLRAQSSKAQIIALANGGTDTINAIKQAGEFGIAAGGQKLAGLAVVISDVHALGLKAAQGLIVATPFYWDHNAQTRAFSQRFQERTKRMPGVVQAATYSAVSHYLQAVAAAGTDDGKTVAAKMRATPVHDAYAPNGKIRPDGRMVTDMYLVEVKTPAESKGEWDYFKVLGKIPEGDTAAPLSASRCPLVKEAASQAK; this is translated from the coding sequence ATGACTTCCCTTGCCGCGCTCGTCGCGTCCGTGTCCCTGTGCCAGGCGGCCGAAATTTCCGGCGGCGTGGTCAAGATCGGGGTGCTGAACGACCAGTCGGGCGTCTATGCCGACTTCGGCGGCCGCACCTCCGTGGATGCCGCGCGCATGGCGGCCGACGAATTCATGTCGAAGAACAAGAATATCAAGGTCGAGATCGTCTCGGTGGACCACCAGAGCAAGGTGGACGTGGCCGTTGCCACCGCCAAGCAATGGTTCGAAACGGAAGGCGTTGACGCCATAGCAGATCTCACCAATTCGGCGGTCGCGATCGCGGTCAACACCATGGGGCGCGACCTCGGCAAGATCACCTTGATGACCGCTCCGCTCACCACGGCGCTTACCAACGAATCCTGCTCGCCCACCGGTTTCCACTGGGGCTGGGACACCTATTCGCAGTCGGTCGGCACGGCGTCCGCACTGCTCGACCGCGGCGAGAAGGACTGGTTCATCCTCGCCGCCGACTATGCGTTCGGCGCGGCGATGACCGCCGAGCTGGACCGGGTGGTGACGGCGAAGGGCGGCAAGGTCGTCGGCCAGGTGAAGCACCCGCTCGGCGCCAACGACTTCTCTTCCTTCCTGCTGCGGGCGCAGTCGTCGAAGGCGCAGATCATCGCGCTCGCCAATGGCGGCACCGACACCATCAACGCCATCAAGCAGGCCGGCGAGTTCGGCATCGCCGCCGGCGGCCAGAAGCTCGCGGGCCTCGCGGTGGTGATCAGTGATGTGCACGCCCTCGGGCTGAAGGCGGCGCAGGGCCTGATCGTCGCCACCCCCTTCTACTGGGATCACAACGCACAGACCCGCGCCTTCTCGCAGCGGTTCCAGGAGCGCACCAAGCGGATGCCGGGCGTGGTCCAGGCGGCCACCTACTCGGCCGTCTCGCACTATCTCCAGGCGGTCGCGGCCGCGGGCACCGATGACGGCAAGACGGTTGCCGCCAAGATGCGCGCCACACCGGTCCACGATGCCTATGCGCCCAATGGAAAGATCCGTCCCGACGGCCGCATGGTGACGGACATGTACCTCGTGGAGGTGAAGACCCCGGCCGAATCCAAGGGCGAGTGGGACTATTTCAAGGTGCTCGGCAAGATCCCGGAAGGCGACACCGCCGCTCCCCTGTCCGCCTCGCGCTGCCCGCTGGTCAAGGAAGCCGCCAGCCAGGCGAAATAG